The segment ATCGGGGATCATAAGCAATAAGTAAGCTACGATGAGCGGTATTGAAATCCGCAGCAGAATCTTTAGCCTCTTCATGCTCGCAGTTTACGGTATTTTTTAAACCAGCTTTGTACCTCCAATTGCAAGACACCAAAAAAGGCTTCTTTAAAAATGCCGGCCGACATTTTCGATTGTCCGCGGGTGCGTTCGGTAAAGATTATCGGTACTTCTTTAAGCCTGAAACCGTATTTCCACGTTTTGAATTTCAACTCAATCTGAAACGCATACCCTACAAATTTAATTTCCTGCAGGGGAATGGTCTCCAGTACTTTTCTACGGTAGCAAATGAATCCTGCCGTGGTATCGTGCACGGGCATGGAGGTAATAAGGCGAACGTACCAACTGGCAAACCACGAAAGCAGTACGCGCCCCATGGGCCAGTTCACTACATTTACCCCGGTGACGTAACGCGAACCAATGGCCATATCGTAATTTTCGGTTTCACAAGCCTCAATCAACCGCAAGAGGTCTTTGGGGTCATGCGAAAAATCAGCATCCATTTCCAAAACAAAGGCATAACCCTTTTCGAGGGCATAGTGAAAGCCGGCTATATAGGCTGTACCGAGTCCTTGTTTGCCTTGCCGCTTTAGTAAATGCAGGCGTGTAGTTAACTGGTTATATTTTTTTTGCAGGTCTTCAACCAGTTGTGCGGTGCCGTCAGGGGAATTATCGTCAACCACTAAAATATCTACGGGGCGATCAAGGGAAAACACCGCGTTAACCATTAACCCGATGTTTTCCCGTTCGTTATACGTAGGGATTATAACTATAGCGTTGCTCAATGTGGGGTAGTCAAATTTTGCGTAAAGTTAATCAATTTGCTTACCCCGTCCAGTTGGTTTGCGATGAGCGGCTATCGAAAAGTGTAGCTCACGCCAGTTCTACTTCATGCAGTTCTTTCGCCAGCTTCTGCTGTATTTCAAACGGCACTTGTGCAAACTCGGCAAAGCGTTGCGTAAAGCTGGCCCGCCCTTGCGACAATGAACGTAAGGTTGTTGAGTATCTATCCAATTCGGCTAAGGGCGTACGCGCTTTAATTACCTGGTATTTACCTTTCGAGTCTATTCCCATAATCATGGATCTTCGCGTTTGCAAGTCTCCCATAACTTCACCCATAATTTCTTCAGGTACCAGAATTTCAAGATCATAGATAGGTTCCAACAGGGTAGGTTCGGCATTCATAAAGGCTTCTTTAAAGGCCATCATGCCGGCAATTTTAAAGGAAATATCGTTTGAGTCTACCGGGTGCATTTTGCCATCGTACACCATTACGCGCACATCGCGTACGTAGGAATTTGTAACAGGGCCTTGCTCCATTTTTTCCATAATGCCCTTTTGTATGGAAGGGATAAACCGCGTATCGATTACACCCCCCACGATACAATTATAGAATACCAACTTACCGCCCCATTCCAGGTCGATTACTTCTTTGCCCCGTACGGAAAATTCTGTGGGTTCAGGCATCCCTTCAGCATAGGGTTCGATTTTCAGGTGCACCTCACCAAACTGCCCGGCACCACCCGATTGTTTTTTATGACGGTACATGGCCTGTGCCGGTTTGCGAATGGTTTCGCGATACGAAATGCGCGGGGCAATGAAATCAACATGTAGTTTGTAAACATTTTCCAAAAACCATTTACAAACGGCCAGGTGCATTTCGCCTTGTGCGGCAATAATCAGTTGCCTGAGTTCACGGGAGTAACCAACTTCAACCGTTGGATCTTCCTGGTGTATTTTATTCAGCACCTCACCAATTTTTTCATCGTCACCTTTACTTTGTGCCACAACGGCTGTCCGTATGCGAGGCTCGGGGTATTCAATCGGTTTTATGGTAATGTCAAATCCTTTGGCGCGCAGGGTTTGGTTGGTATAGGTGTCTTTAAGTTTTAGTGTGGCACCGATGTCACCGGCCACAAGCTTATCGACAGGGTTTCGTGTTTTTCCGTCCATTATAAAGAGTTGGTGGAATTTTTCTACCGCACCTGTTTGGCTGTTGATCAGTTCGGAAGATGAGGTGACCTCTCCGGAAATTACTTTGAAGAAGGTAAGTTTTCCAAGGTTAGGTTCAAGGTGTGTCTTAAACACGAAGAGTGCCGTTGGTTGGGTTGAATCAAAAGCAATTTCTTTTCCATCGATTGTAGTTTCAGGTTTTGCCTCCAGCGGTGAGGGCGCAACGTTATCGATAAAACCCATCATGCGACCGCTGCCCATATTTTTTTTGGCTGACATGACAAAAACAGGGAACACATCGTGGTGGATCATGCCGAGTTTTAGCCCGGCACGCATTTCATCCTCATCCAACGTGCCTTGTTCAAAATATTTCTCCATTAATTTCTCATCATTCTCAGCAGCTTTTTCTACGAGTTCATTGTGCAGACGATTGGCTTTTTCTTTTTCGCTATCTGGGATAGGAAGTTTTTCGGGCTTGCCACCTTCTGCCGGAAATTTATACATCACCATTTTCAGTAAATCAATGATGGCGTTAAATCCTTCGCCTTGATTTACCGGGTATTGCATTTGGGTTACGGCATTGCCGAAAGATTGCTTCAGGGATTCAAGTGCCTGATCAAAATTCGATTTCGGATGGTCAACCTGGTTAATGGCAAAGATGACCGGCTTACTAAACTGGTCGGCATAATTCCAGATCAATTCAGTGCTTACCTCTACGCCTTGCTGGGCGTTGATCACGACTACACATGTATCGGCCACGCGCAAGGCCGAAACCATTTCACCAACAAAGTCATCAAAGCCGGGTGTATCGATAATGTTGATTTTATAATCACGCCATTCGGTGTGTAAAACTGTAGCAAAAATTGAGTTGCCGCGTTCGTGTTCTATCTCGTGAAAATCAGAAACGGTATTCTGTCCTTCGATTGTGCCCCTGCGATGGGTGATACCCGCCTCAAAAATCATGTCTTCGGCAAGCAGGGTCTTGCCGCTTTTTGGGGCGCCCAGCAGTACGATGTTCTTCAGGTGTTTTTCGTCATATACCTTCATAGTCATAAAGTTTTAATGTTACTTGGGATAAGACCGTATGGCCTGTCAATAGCGCACACGTATGTTGTGTCAACCTTGAGTTTGATGTGGAAATGCGCTCACAATGATTTTCCATAAGCAAATGGTTACGTGAGACGATTTTGAGAAAAGGGAATTGAATTTATGAATAAATATTCAAAAACAGAACCTTCAGTTCAAATGGCTTTAAACTGATAAAAACACCGTTATTTAATGATTTAAATCAAGGGTTATACTGACTACCATCAGCATGCTGCGGTGTAGCCACACCTAATTTTATGCACATAAACAGGTCGAGAAAACCATGACAAAGAAAACAGTACCCCACCTCATTCTGCTTACCGGATTGCTTTTATTTTCTTATATGCTTAAGGCACAGACGCTTTATAAAGGTAAGCAAGTTAAAATGTCGGTTATTGGCAGTTCAACCCTGCACGAATGGGAATCGGAAGTAACCCAGGTAGAGAGCAATGGAACGCTAACCCTTGATGGTAGCCAGCTTACAGCCATTAAAGATGTTGTGGTAAAAATGCCGGTTACCGGAATAAAAAGCACCAAAGGCAGAACCATGGATAATAAAACCTATGAAGCCTTTAACTCCGATAAAAACCCCACCATTCAGTATAAACTTACCAGCGCCAGGATTTCAGGAAGTGGCGAGTATACGGTAACGGCAAATGGAAACTTATCCATGGCAGGAGCAACCAAGCCCATTGAGCTTGTTGCCAAGGCTAAAGTGCTTGCCAATGGCGATGTGCAGATTTCAGGCTCACAAAAATTGAACATGAAAGACTTTAATATGACACCGCCTACGGCCATGATGGGAGCCATAAAAGTTGGCGAAGAAGTAACCGTAAGGTTTGATATCACCTTAACACCAAACAAATAACCCAAACTGAATTTTAAACTTTAACAATTAACCTTTAACATAAAACAAATATGAAAACCAATGTCACTAAAATAAAACTATTGGGCATAGCCATGCTAATGGTTTTTGGTTCACGTGTAATGGCCCAACAACCGGCCATACAATATTTCCGTCCGTATGACCAACGCGGAATAAATGTATTCGAAACTACTAAGGAAGATACTGTTGAGTATGATGGTTTCAAGCTTCGCATCGGTGCGGGCTTTACCCAAGGGTATCAAAAATTGAAGCATAAAAACGGAATTGATCCCACCGGATTGTATGAAATGGGTGGAGGTTTTCCGCTGGCACAAGCTAACTTTAACATTGATGTGCAACTGTACGATGGTGTAGCATTGAACCTTGTTTCTTACATGTCATCTCACCACCACAACGAATTTTGGGTGAAAGGTGGTTACCTGCAAGTAGATAAAGTTACTTTCCTGAATAGTGAGTTTATGAACAACCTGTGGAAAAACTTAACCTTGAAAGTAGGCCACATGGAAATAAACTATGGTGATGCTCACTTCCGCAGAAGCGATGGTGGCCATACGTTATGGAACCCCTGGATTGAAAACAACATCATGGATGCATTTACTACTGAAATTGGTGCCGAGTTATACTGGAAAAAAGATGGTATCATAGCCATGATAGCCATGACCGATGGTGAAATACAAGGCAACGTTGCTGCTCCTTCACAACCGGCCGGTGCAAAACGTAAACCTGCCATTTATGGTAAACTGGGATACGATAAACAATTGCAAGATAACCTAAGGGTGCGTTTAACTGGGTCATTCTATTCCACAAAATCCTCTGTAAACAATACCATTTTTGGTGGCGACCGTACGGGCTCCAATTACCAGTTTGTTATGGACAATGCACCCGTTACGGTTACCGGTAATTATACCTCTGGTCGCTTTAACCCTGGTTTCCGCGACAACGTAACTACCTTTGTGATCAATCCTTTTATAAAATTCAGCGGACTTGAAGTATTCGGGACGTTTGAATTTGCGAAAGGCAAAAACCAATTTGAAAATGGTGAGGGCACTAACCCTGCCCGCGCGGCCATTGACGATCGCAAAGCCGACCAGATTGCCGCTGAAGCCCTCTACCGTTTTGGTAAGAACGAAAAATTCTATTTCGGTGGCCGTTACATAACCGTAAATGCCACTGTTGCCGAAGGTGTTACCGCAGCGAATGCCGGCATTCAATATGATGTTACCATTGACCGTCTGTCCATTGGTGGTGGTTGGTTCATTACCCGCAACATTTTATTGAAGGGTGAGTATGTGAACCAAAATTATGATGGTTTCCCGAACACGGGTGCCAACAACAGGTTTTTTGAAGGTAACTTTAAAGGATTCGTTATTCAAGGTGCAATCTCCTTCTAGTAGAGCTTAATAATGAAGTGAAAGGCCGGTTTAATCAACCGGCCTTTTTTGTTATAGACTTTAATTTTATGAATGTTGTTCAGGTTACTTCTGAAAACCGAGAAGCTTAAGCATACTCTCCTGCGTTTGTTCAGGTGCAAATAGCTTGGTTGAAATTTCGCCATCCTCATTCCGGTCAATCAGCACATGTTTGGGTGCAGGAATCAGGCAATGCTGAATGCCACCATACCCGCCTAATGATTCCTGGTATGCACCGGTGTGGAAAAAGCCAATGTACAATGGCTCTTCATCGTTGATCATTGGTAAAAATACTTCCCCGGTATGTGCTTCGGAGTTGTAATAATCATGGCTGTCGCAGGTTAAGCCACCCATGTTTACTTTATGGTAGGGATCATCCCATTTATTGAGCGCCAACAAGATGTATTTTTGGTTCAATCCCCAGGCATCGGGTAAATGTGTGATAAACGAGCCGTTGATCATATACCAAAGCTCCTTATCGTTTTGCAGTTTTTGATCCACCACCTGGTATAACACGGCACCGCTTTCGCCTACGGTGTAGCTTCCAAACTCGGTAAAGATATTCGGAACGGCTACATTGTTCTTTTCGCAAATCCACTTGATGTTTTCTACAATCTGCTCGATCATGTACTTGTAATCGTAATTGAACCAAAGCGACTGCTTGATGGGGAAACCACCACCAATATCAATGGAGTCAAGTGTTGGGCAGATTTTTTTGAGTTCGCAGTATTTAAAAATGAAACGGCTTAGTTCACTCCAGTAATAGGCCGTGTCTTTTATCCCGGTGTTGATAAAGAAGTGAAGCATTTTAAGGGATGCTTTTTCACTTTTTTCTATTTTCTCTCTATAAAGCGAATTAATGTCACTGTAGCGAATGCCCAAGCGTGAGGTATAAAATTCAAACTTAGGTTCTTCATCCGCTGCTACCCGTATGCCAACCTGGTAAGGTTTGTTAACGTGTGCTTCATAAT is part of the Cyclobacteriaceae bacterium genome and harbors:
- a CDS encoding polyprenol monophosphomannose synthase codes for the protein MSNAIVIIPTYNERENIGLMVNAVFSLDRPVDILVVDDNSPDGTAQLVEDLQKKYNQLTTRLHLLKRQGKQGLGTAYIAGFHYALEKGYAFVLEMDADFSHDPKDLLRLIEACETENYDMAIGSRYVTGVNVVNWPMGRVLLSWFASWYVRLITSMPVHDTTAGFICYRRKVLETIPLQEIKFVGYAFQIELKFKTWKYGFRLKEVPIIFTERTRGQSKMSAGIFKEAFFGVLQLEVQSWFKKYRKLRA
- a CDS encoding elongation factor G — encoded protein: MKVYDEKHLKNIVLLGAPKSGKTLLAEDMIFEAGITHRRGTIEGQNTVSDFHEIEHERGNSIFATVLHTEWRDYKINIIDTPGFDDFVGEMVSALRVADTCVVVINAQQGVEVSTELIWNYADQFSKPVIFAINQVDHPKSNFDQALESLKQSFGNAVTQMQYPVNQGEGFNAIIDLLKMVMYKFPAEGGKPEKLPIPDSEKEKANRLHNELVEKAAENDEKLMEKYFEQGTLDEDEMRAGLKLGMIHHDVFPVFVMSAKKNMGSGRMMGFIDNVAPSPLEAKPETTIDGKEIAFDSTQPTALFVFKTHLEPNLGKLTFFKVISGEVTSSSELINSQTGAVEKFHQLFIMDGKTRNPVDKLVAGDIGATLKLKDTYTNQTLRAKGFDITIKPIEYPEPRIRTAVVAQSKGDDEKIGEVLNKIHQEDPTVEVGYSRELRQLIIAAQGEMHLAVCKWFLENVYKLHVDFIAPRISYRETIRKPAQAMYRHKKQSGGAGQFGEVHLKIEPYAEGMPEPTEFSVRGKEVIDLEWGGKLVFYNCIVGGVIDTRFIPSIQKGIMEKMEQGPVTNSYVRDVRVMVYDGKMHPVDSNDISFKIAGMMAFKEAFMNAEPTLLEPIYDLEILVPEEIMGEVMGDLQTRRSMIMGIDSKGKYQVIKARTPLAELDRYSTTLRSLSQGRASFTQRFAEFAQVPFEIQQKLAKELHEVELA
- a CDS encoding YceI family protein, which produces MTKKTVPHLILLTGLLLFSYMLKAQTLYKGKQVKMSVIGSSTLHEWESEVTQVESNGTLTLDGSQLTAIKDVVVKMPVTGIKSTKGRTMDNKTYEAFNSDKNPTIQYKLTSARISGSGEYTVTANGNLSMAGATKPIELVAKAKVLANGDVQISGSQKLNMKDFNMTPPTAMMGAIKVGEEVTVRFDITLTPNK
- a CDS encoding arginine decarboxylase is translated as MKSYRELIEQTFEFPQKEFKVRDHELLFNDVPLMDIIKEYGTPLKLTYLPRISENIRYAKATFQAAMEKFKYNGTYTYCYCTKSSHFSFVLEEALKNDVHIETSSSFDIPIVRSLFDQGKISKDTYIICNGFKMPLYRQYITELLNDGFNNCIPILDNLSEIDHYEAHVNKPYQVGIRVAADEEPKFEFYTSRLGIRYSDINSLYREKIEKSEKASLKMLHFFINTGIKDTAYYWSELSRFIFKYCELKKICPTLDSIDIGGGFPIKQSLWFNYDYKYMIEQIVENIKWICEKNNVAVPNIFTEFGSYTVGESGAVLYQVVDQKLQNDKELWYMINGSFITHLPDAWGLNQKYILLALNKWDDPYHKVNMGGLTCDSHDYYNSEAHTGEVFLPMINDEEPLYIGFFHTGAYQESLGGYGGIQHCLIPAPKHVLIDRNEDGEISTKLFAPEQTQESMLKLLGFQK